From Camelina sativa cultivar DH55 chromosome 20, Cs, whole genome shotgun sequence, the proteins below share one genomic window:
- the LOC104768904 gene encoding cytosolic sulfotransferase 15-like has translation MAPSSVKTIPMAIPSFSMCHKLELIKEGQTRDPKHGGGDDEGLSYEFQEMLDSLPKERGWRTRYLYLFQGFWCQAKEIQAIMSFQKHFRSLPNDVVLATIPKSGTTWLKALTFTILKRHRFDPVSSTTNHPLLTSNPHDLVPFFEYKLYANGAVPDLSGLARPRTFATHVPFGSLKDSIEEPGVKVVYLCRNPFDTFISSWHFINNIKSESVSPVLLDEGFDLYCRGVIGFGPFWEHMLGYYRESLKRPEKVFFLKYEDLKEDIETNLKKLASFLGLPFTKEEEQKGVVKAIADLCSFENLKKLEVNKSKKSIKNFENRFLFRKGEVSDWVNYLSPSQVERLSALVDDKLGGSGLTFRLS, from the coding sequence ATGGCGCCCTCAAGCGTGAAGACCATCCCAATGGCGATCCCAAGTTTCTCCATGTGTCACAAGCTCGAGCTCATCAAGGAAGGCCAAACCCGCGACCCGAAACACGGAGGTGGAGATGATGAAGGGCTAAGCTACGAGTTCCAGGAGATGTTGGACTCTCTTCCAAAGGAGAGGGGATGGAGAACTCGTTACCTTTACCTATTCCAAGGGTTTTGGTGCCAAGCCAAGGAGATTCAAGCTATCATGTCTTTCCAAAAACATTTCCGGTCCCTTCCTAACGACGTCGTTCTCGCTACCATACCTAAATCCGGTACTACCTGGTTAAAAGCTTTAACTTTTACCATCCTTAAACGTCaccggtttgatccggtttccTCAACCACCAACCACCCTCTTCTCACATCCAACCCTCATGACCTTGTACCTTTCTTCGAGTACAAGCTTTACGCGAACGGAGCTGTTCCCGATCTCTCCGGTCTAGCCAGACCAAGAACATTCGCAACACACGTCCCTTTCGGTTCCCTCAAGGATTCGATCGAGGAACCTGGCGTGAAGGTCGTGTACTTGTGCCGGAACCCGTTTGACACATTCATCTCCTCGTGGCATTTTatcaacaacatcaaatccgAGTCAGTGAGCCCAGTCTTGTTAGATGAAGGGTTTGATCTGTACTGCCGGGGAGTGATCGGTTTTGGCCCGTTCTGGGAACACATGTTGGGGTACTATAGAGAGAGCTTAAAGAGACCAGAGAAAGTGTTCTTTCTAAAGTACGAGGATCTCAAAGAAGACATCGAGACCAACTTGAAGAAACTTGCGAGTTTCTTGGGACTTCCTTTCACCAAAGAAGAGGAACAAAAGGGAGTTGTGAAGGCTATCGCTGACCTGTGTAGCTTCGAGAATCTGAAGAAGCTGGAAGTGAACAAGTCAAAGAAATCGATCAAGAACTTTGAGAACCGATTCTTGTTTAGGAAAGGAGAAGTGAGTGATTGGGTTAACTATTTGTCGCCTTCACAAGTGGAAAGATTGTCAGCCTTGGTGGATGACAAGTTAGGTGGATCTGGTCTCACATTCAGGTTGAGCTAA